In Aegilops tauschii subsp. strangulata cultivar AL8/78 chromosome 3, Aet v6.0, whole genome shotgun sequence, one genomic interval encodes:
- the LOC109749878 gene encoding uncharacterized protein, which produces MEECLDQQQQQKKNSNGQLQRLEGIEEEGGPAPAEKWPPTTVRAPETPTETMEFLARSWSLSAAEISKALKVLSSKGVCDIPDVGVVAGAGKEQRSPPPPLDATMAAAQAGGGVASPPFSPRAGTMDAQLLRAAAAAGRAGGKTTMGAWIKEQKEKKRAEARSRNAQAYAATSVAGVAAAVAALVAGAVFSSSPPAPAAAPERGPRGDGGAKTAAAIASAAALVASHCVEMAQAMGASHDQILGSIQSAVNAQASGDIMALTAGAATALRGAAMLRARLHKEIQATALPGDAGRAASERDISPLIFVSRGGELLKRTRQGILHWKLVTAYIDPNFQVIIKMKSAHMAGTFIKTKKCVVADVRAEVAAWAGREVEEGARRRGYFGVRTEERMIEFECRSRQEQHKWVQGITEMLNRRDNMNMNITHLVN; this is translated from the exons ATGGAGGAATGCCTtgatcagcagcagcagcagaagaagAACAGCAATGGCCAGCTCCAGAGGCTCGAGGGCATCGAGGAGGAAGGCGGCCCGGCCCCGGCGGAGAAGTGGCCTCCGACGACGGTGCGGGCGCCGGAGACCCCGACGGAGACGATGGAGTTCCTCGCAAGGTCCTGGAGCCTTTCGGCCGCGGAGATATCCAAGGCGCTCAAGGTCCTGAGCAGCAAGGGCGTCTGCGACATCCCCGACGTGGGCGTCGTCGCGGGCGCAGGTAAAGAGCAGAGGTCGCCACCGCCGCCACTTGACGCGACAATGGCGGCGGCGCAGGCAGGAGGAGGAGTGGCGAGCCCGCCGTTCTCTCCCAGGGCGGGCACCATGGACGCGCAGCTCCTTCGAGCCGCGGCCGCCGCGGGGAGGGCAGGGGGCAAGACGACGATGGGCGCGTGGATCAAGGAGCAGAAGGAGAAGAAGCGCGCCGAGGCCCGGTCCCGCAACGCGCAGGCCTACGCGGCGACGTCCGTGGCCGGGGTCGCGGCGGCGGTGGCCGCGCTGGTCGCCGGCGCGGTGTTCTCGTCCTCGCCTCCTGCCCCCGCCGCGGCGCCGGAGCGCGGCCCGAGGGGCGACGGCGGGGCGAAGACGGCGGCGGCCATCgcgtcggcggcggcgctggtGGCGTCGCACTGCGTGGAGATGGCGCAGGCGATGGGCGCGAGCCACGACCAGATCCTGGGGTCGATCCAGTCGGCCGTGAACGCGCAGGCGAGCGGCGACATCATGGCGCTGACAGCCGGCGCGGCGACGGCGCTGCGCGGGGCCGCCATGCTGCGTGCCAGGCTCCACAAGGAGATCCAGGCCACCGCCCTGCCCGGGGACGCCGGCAGGGCGGCCTCGGAGCGGGACATCTCGCCGCTCATCTTCGTGTCCAGAGGCGGCGAGCTCCTCAAGCGCACGAGGCAGG GTATACTCCATTGGAAGCTTGTGACGGCTTACATAGACCCCAACTTCCAGGTGATCATCAAGATGAAGAGCGCGCACATGGCGGGCACGTTCATCAAGACCAAGAAGT GTGTTGTGGCGGACGTCCGGGCGGAGGTGGCGGCGTGGGCGGGCAGGGAGGTGGAGGAGGGGGCCCGGCGGAGGGGCTACTTCGGGGTGCGGACGGAGGAGCGGATGATCGAGTTCGAGTGCCGGAGCAGGCAGGAGCAGCACAAGTGGGTGCAGGGCATCACCGAGATGCTCAACCGCCGCGACAACATGAACATGAACATCACCCACCTTGTAAACTAA
- the LOC109749877 gene encoding uncharacterized protein, which produces MFAHGSLARFSRLARTRRPPLVAASPLRYLQGSVGPNNLPSSVMERAQGASNNAAKHRKTNPPLQTWRPVSTQASPREAHLDEISNSRRKQMAGTSITDSENSVLDETTNVGIEVTTNNTFLSESSSTFSSSATKVAAENTMEVIREKYSSSVEVDVPLMHFLKGKGGSVQKQIEQETGVKIIFPSGKEETLVVLEGKSAESIGKVSERIAKILEEAVQSPMLDYSHFISLPLAIHPDLVEKLNNFQRSILGVSASNVDSDKDEILSESSVDEIDEAASPSVPVKQPVQEEKPVIVKMDNKGSQPEFDIDKSIFIKPKTFHLTVLMLKLWNKDRIAQASDILQSVSSQVNDALENRPISIQLRGLTCMKGSPARARVVYAPVLEVGGEGRLVRACKVITEAFVKSGLVLERDAKQELRLHATIMNVRHRKSKKSNRRNDSFDARAIFRQYGEQDWGEYPVPAVHLSQRFKFDEGGYYHCCCSIPLPEVAQSE; this is translated from the exons ATGTTCGCGCACGGCTCTCTCGCGAG GTTTAGCCGGCTTGCTCGAACCCGAAGGCCCCCGCTCGTCGCGGCCTCCCCGCTCCGCTACCTCCAG GGATCAGTCGGTCCAAATAATTTGCCCTCCTCTGTCATGGAACGGGCGCAGGGAGCTTCAAATAATGCGGCGAAACACAGGAAAACTAATCCACCTCTGCAGACATGGAGGCCAGTCTCGACACAAGCATCTCCCCGGGAAG CTCACCTTGATGAGATATCCAATTCCAGAAGGAAGCAAATGGCAGGGACTTCCATCACTGATAGTGAGAATTCGGTGTTGGATGAAACAACGAATGTTGGCATTGAAGTAACCACCAATAATACTTTCTTGTCAGAAAGTAGTTCCACCTTTAGTTCCAGTGCAACTAAAGTAGCTGCAGAAAACACTATGGAGGTAATCAGAGAAAAATATTCCTCTTCTGTTGAG GTAGATGTTCCTCTAATGCATTTTCTGAAAGGAAAAGG TGGGTCTGTGCAGAAGCAGATTGAACAGGAGACTGGAGTTAAAATCATTTTTCCATCTGGAAAGGAGGAAACACTAGTTG TCCTCGAAGGTAAAAGTGCTGAAAGTATTGGAAAAGTATCAGAGAGAATTGCAAAGATCCTTGAAGAG GCTGTTCAAAGTCCAATGCTAGATTACTCGCATTTCATATCACTTCCATTGGCCATCCACCCCGATCTTGTCGAGAAGCTCAATAACTTCCAGAGGTCGATCCTTGGGGTGTCTGCATCTAATGTAGATAGTGATAAGGATGAAATCCTAAGCGAAAGTTCTGTGGATGAAATTGATGAAGCAGCGAGCCCTAGTGTTCCGGTCAAGCAGCCAGTCCAAGAAGAAAAGCCTGTCATAGTGAAAATGGATAATAAGGGCTCCCAACCAG AGTTCGACATTGACAAGTCAATATTCATAAAACCCAAAACGTTCCACCTAACAGTTCTTATGTTGAAGTTGTGGAATAAGGATCGTATAGCCCAGGCTTCTGATATCCTCCAG TCAGTATCTTCCCAGGTAAATGATGCTTTGGAAAACCGACCTATCTCCATACAACTTAGGGGTCTG ACATGCATGAAAGGCTCACCAGCTAGGGCCAGGGTTGTATATGCTCCAGTACTGGAAGTTGGTGGAGAAGGACGCCTTGTCCGTGCTTGCA AGGTAATAACTGAAGCCTTCGTCAAGTCAGGCCTAGTTCTTGAAAGGGATGCCAAACAAGAATTGAGG TTACATGCAACCATAATGAATGTGCGCCACCGGAAGAG CAAGAAATCGAACCGAAGAAACGATTCGTTCGATGCTCGGGCTATATTCAGACAATACGGGGAACAGGATTGGGGCGAGTATCCTGTACCGGCGGTGCACCTATCGCAGAGGTTCAAGTTCGACGAGGGTGGATACTACCACTGCTGTTGCTCGATCCCCTTGCCCGAGGTGGCTCAGTCGGAGTGA